Proteins encoded by one window of Vigna radiata var. radiata cultivar VC1973A chromosome 5, Vradiata_ver6, whole genome shotgun sequence:
- the LOC106762181 gene encoding nucleobase-ascorbate transporter 6 produces MAGGGAPAKSDEPQPHPPKDQLPNISYCITSPPPWPEAILLGFQHFLVMLGTTVLIPTALVPQMGGGNNEKARVIETLLFVAGINTLLQTLFGTRLPAVIGGSYTFVPTTISIILAGRFSGEPDPIEKFKRIMRSIQGALIVASTLQIVLGFSGLWRNVARFLSPLSSVPLVSLVGFGLYELGFPGVAKCVEIGLPQLILIVFVSQYVPHVLHSGKNIFDRFAVIFTVVIVWIYAHLLTVGGAYNDAPPKTQISCRTDRAGLIDSAPWIRIPYPFQWGAPSFDAGEAFAMMMAAFVALVESSGAFIAVYRYASATPLPPSILSRGIGWQGVGILLSGLFGTVNGSSVSVENAGLLALTRVGSRRVVQISAGFMIFFSILGKFGAVFASIPPAIIAALYCLFFAYVGAGGLSFLQFCNLNSFRTKFILGFSIFLGLSVPQYFNEYTAINGYGPVNTGARWFNDIINVPFQSKPFVAGVVAYFLDNTLFKREGSIRKDRGKHWWDKYKSFKGDTRSEEFYSLPFNLNKYFPSV; encoded by the exons ATGGCAGGAGGAGGAGCTCCAGCAAAATCAGATGAGCCACAGCCTCACCCTCCAAAGGATCAGCTTCCCAATATTTCTTACTGCATTACTAGTCCTCCTCCATGGC CCGAGGCCATACTTCTTGGTTTTCAACATTTTCTTGTGATGCTCGGCACAACAGTGCTGATTCCCACTGCTCTTGTTCCCCAGATGGGAGGTGGCAAT aatgaGAAGGCCAGAGTTATTGAAACGCTACTTTTTGTAGCTGGTATTAACACATTGTTGCAAACATTGTTTGGAACTCGACTGCCTGCAGTTATTGGAGGGTCTTACACCTTTGTTCCAACCACAATCTCTATTATCCTCGCTGGCCGATTCAGTGGTGAACCAGATCCTATAGAG AAATTTAAGAGGATAATGAGATCAATCCAGGGTGCTCTTATTGTTGCTTCAACTCTTCAAATAGTACTAGGCTTCAGTGGTCTTTGGAGGAATGTTGCAAG GTTCTTAAGCCCACTTTCATCAGTTCCTTTGGTATCTCTTGTTGGTTTTGGGCTGTACGAGTTAGGGTTCCCTGGG GTTGCTAAATGTGTAGAGATCGGGCTGCCTCAGCTTATATTGATCGTGTTTGTTTCACAG TATGTGCCTCACGTGCTACATTCGGGGAAAAATATCTTTGACAGATTTGCTGTGATATTTACTGTTGTAATTGTGTGGATATATGCTCATCTACTTACTGTTGGAGGTGCCTATAATGATGCTCCACCTAAAACTCAAATATCCTGCCGCACTGATCGTGCTGGACTTATAGATTCTGCTCCTTG GATAAGAATTCCATATCCCTTTCAATGGGGGGCACCTTCCTTTGATGCAGGTGAAGCCTTTGCCATGATGATGGCAGCTTTTGTTGCTCTTGTAGAG TCCAGTGGAGCTTTCATTGCTGTTTATAGGTATGCAAGTGCAACACCATTACCACCATCTATTCTGAGCAGGGGTATTGGATGGCAG GGAGTTGGCATTCTGTTATCAGGATTGTTTGGAACAGTCAATGGATCTTCTGTGTCCGT AGAAAATGCAGGTCTTTTGGCTTTGACACGAGTTGGAAGTAGGAGAGTGGTGCAAATATCTGCTggatttatgattttcttttcaattcttg GAAAATTTGGAGCAGTTTTTGCCTCCATCCCACCTGCCATTATTGCTGCCCTCTACTGCTTGTTCTTTGCTTATGTTG GTGCTGGTGGTCTCAGTTTTCTTCAGTTCTGCAACCTCAACAGTTTTAGAACAAAATTCATTTTAGGCTTCTCAATCTTCTTGGGCTTGTCTGTGCCACAGTACTTCAATGAGTACACAGCCATTAATGGTTATGGTCCAGTCAACACAGGCGCAAGATGG TTCAATGATATTATCAACGTGCCATTCCAATCAAAACCATTTGTTGCGGGTGTTGTGGCATATTTTCTGGACAACACTTTATTTAAGAGAGAAGGAAGCATTAGGAAGGACAGAGGGAAACATTGGTGGGACAAGTACAAGTCCTTCAAAGGTGACACAAGAAGTGAGGAGTTCTATTCACTGCCTTTCAATCTAAACAAGTACTTCCCCTCTGTTTAA